DNA from Meles meles chromosome Y, mMelMel3.1 paternal haplotype, whole genome shotgun sequence:
GCGCTCTCCGCACCACCCCCGCCGGCGCGCGCACAGCCCGAGGtcggggggcgcggggggggggggggctcggggGCGCGCGGGCCCGGCCGTGACCCCGGAGGCCGAAACCGCGGGCTTCCGGCAGACCCCGGCCCCCGGGGCAGGCGCGAGCGGGCAGCCGGGACGCGCGCGCACGAGAGGCTCCCGGGGCGCGCTCGGCCTCCCCAGACCCCGCCGCGCGCCTCCCCCGCCGCCAAcccgcccgcgccccccgccccgggccccgcCGCGCCAGGAGCGCGCCTCCGCCCGCTGTCGCCGACGCCCCCTCCGCCCTCGCCAGcccccgtcccctgccccccgcccgcGCGCCCGCGCCCTGCTGACCTGGTTCCGCGAAGCCCCCGCGGCAGCGCCGCAGCAGCTGCGCCAGGACCACCGCCGCGCCCACCGCGTAGACCCGCAGGGCCGCCCGCGCCGCAGACAAAGGCGACATGGCTGCCCGGACGCCGCTTccgcgccgcccgccgccgcccgcccccgGGACCCGGCGCGACACCGGCCGGCGGAAACGCGCCCGCGCGGCCCGCCCTCCGCGCAACCCGCCTGCTCGCCCCGGGCCGCGAACCAGGACCCCGCCCCGGGACCCCTCCCCGACCCCGCCCCGATCCGCGGAACCCCGCCCCGACCTCGGGCCAGACCCGGAACCCCTCCCCGACCCCGCCCAGGCCACCGGAACCCCGCCCCGACCCCGGGACCCCTCCccgaccccgccccgccccacggAACCCCGCCCCGACCCCGGGCCCGACCCGGGACCCCTCCCCGACACCACACAGGCCACCGGAACCCCTCCCCGACCCCGACCCCGACCCGggacccctccccaacccctcccagATCCCCGGaaccccgccccggccccgggaCCCCTCCCCGACCACGCTCAGGTTCCCGGAACCCCGCCCCGACCCCGGACTCCGCCCCGGGACCCCGCCCCGACCCTGCCCAGACCCACGGAACCCCGCCCCGACCCCGGACCCGCCCGGATCCACGGAACCCTGCCCCGACCCCGGGACTCCTCCCCGACCACGCTCACGTCCCCAGAACCCTGCGCCGACCCCGGGACCCCTCCCCGACCCCTCCCAGATCCCCAGAACCCCGCCCCGACCCCGGGACCCCTCCTCGACCCCGCCCAGATCCCCAAAACCCCGCCCCGACCCCGGGACCCCTCCCCGACCACGCTCAGTTCCCCAGAACCCCGCCCCGACCCCGGACTTCGCCCCGGGACCCCGCCCAGGCCCACGGAACCCCGCCCCGATCCCGGGACCCCTCCTCGACCCCGCCCAGATGCCCGGGACCCCTCCCCGACCTCGCCCAGATACCCGGAACCCCGCCCCGACCCCGGGACCCCTCCTCGACCCCGCCCAGATCCCCGGAACCCCGCCCCGACCCCGGACCGCCCGGATCCACGGAACCCTGCCCCGACCCCGGGACTCCTCCCCGACCACGCTCAGGTCCCCGGGACCCCTCCCCGACCTTGCCCAGATCCCCGGAACCCCGCTCAGACCCCGGACCCCGCCCAGGGACCCCCTCCCCGACCCCGCCCAGATCCCCGGAACTCCGCCCCGGCCCCGACCCCGCCCCGACCCCGCCCCAACCCCGGAACCCCTTCCGGAACACTGACCCAACTCGGAGCCCCCTCCCCGATTCCACCCAGACTGCTGGACCCTGCCCATGGACACCTGTCCGCCCTGCCAAGACCCTGGAACCTCAACCAGACCCTTCCCGGGGACCCCGCTCCCACTCCTCCCTGACCCCGGACACCGGCCCAGGACCCCCGCTCTCCCTGGCCCAGACCCCAG
Protein-coding regions in this window:
- the LOC123935916 gene encoding vegetative cell wall protein gp1-like — translated: MAARTPLPRRPPPPAPGTRRDTGRRKRARAARPPRNPPARPGPRTRTPPRDPSPTPPRSAEPRPDLGPDPEPLPDPAQATGTPPRPRDPSPTPPRPTEPRPDPGPDPGPLPDTTQATGTPPRPRPRPGTPPQPLPDPRNPAPAPGPLPDHAQVPGTPPRPRTPPRDPAPTLPRPTEPRPDPGPARIHGTLPRPRDSSPTTLTSPEPCADPGTPPRPLPDPQNPAPTPGPLLDPAQIPKTPPRPRDPSPTTLSSPEPRPDPGLRPGTPPRPTEPRPDPGTPPRPRPDARDPSPTSPRYPEPRPDPGTPPRPRPDPRNPAPTPDRPDPRNPAPTPGLLPDHAQVPGTPPRPCPDPRNPAQTPDPAQGPPPRPRPDPRNSAPAPTPPRPRPNPGTPSGTLTQLGAPSPIPPRLLDPAHGHLSALPRPWNLNQTLPGDPAPTPP